One window of the Misgurnus anguillicaudatus chromosome 8, ASM2758022v2, whole genome shotgun sequence genome contains the following:
- the klhl41b gene encoding kelch-like protein 41b: protein MDPNALKEELRLFQSTLLQDGLKELLNENKFVDCTLKIGDRSFPCHRLIMAACSPYFRELFFSEDGKEKEMGKEVVVDDVDPNIMDMIIQYLYSAEIDLTDDNVQEIFAVANRFQIPSVFTVCVNYLQKKLSLANCLAVFRLGLVLGVPRLAIAARDYIADHFETVAAEEEFLQLATHELLALIGGDTLNVEKEELVFETVMKWVRSDKAKRAKSLGEVFECIRFRLLPEKYFREKVETDDIIKADPELVKKLQVIKDAYKGKLPEVKKKEKKEGEEEEEEMLPGFLNDNRRLGMYGRDLILMINDTAAVGYDVAENECFLAAMSEQIPKNHVSLCNKKNQLFIVGGLFVDEENKAAPLQCYFYQLDSIASEWRAMPPMPSPRCLFNLGECENLLFAIAGKDLQTNESLDSVMCYDTEKMKWSETKKLPLRIHGHAVVSHNKLVYCIGGKTDDNKAINKMFVYNHKQSEWRELAAMKTARAMFGAAVHNGKIIVTGGMNEEGLTATSEVYDFGTNKWDTFADFPQERSSVNLVSTGGNLYAVGGFAIVELEDKSIGPSEITDIWQYEEDKKTWSGMLREMRYASGSSCVGMRLNAARMPKL from the exons ATGGATCCCAATGCGTTAAAGGAGGAACTCCGGCTCTTCCAGAGCACCTTGCTGCAGGACGGATTGAAGGAACTTTTGAATGAAAACAAGTTTGTGGACTGCACTTTGAAAATCGGTGATCGCAGTTTTCCCTGTCACCGCCTGATCATGGCCGCCTGCAGCCCCTACTTCCGAGAGCTGTTCTTTTCCGAAGATGGAAAGGAGAAGGAAATGGGCAAGGAGGTGGTGGTCGACGATGTCGATCCCAACATTATGGATATGATCATCCAGTATCTGTACTCTGCTGAGATCGACTTGACGGACGACAACGTTCAGGAGATATTCGCCGTGGCGAATCGTTTCCAGATCCCCTCTGtgtttacagtatgtgtgaACTATCTCCAAAAGAAGCTGTCGTTGGCCAACTGTCTCGCCGTCTTCAGGCTCGGCCTGGTCCTCGGCGTTCCCAGGCTTGCCATAGCGGCACGTGATTACATTGCGGACCACTTTGAAACTGTGGCTGCTGAGGAGGAGTTCCTTCAACTGGCGACCCATGAGCTCTTGGCCCTGATCGGTGGAGACACGCTCAACGTGGAAAAGGAGGAACTCGTGTTCGAGACGGTGATGAAGTGGGTGCGCAGCGACAAAGCGAAGCGAGCCAAGAGTCTGGGCGAGGTATTCGAGTGCATCCGCTTCCGACTGCTGCCGGAGAAGTACTTTCGGGAGAAGGTCGAAACCGACGACATCATCAAGGCTGATCCGGAACTCGTGAAGAAGTTGCAGGTCATCAAAGATGCCTACAAAGGAAAACTCCCAGAGGTGAAGAAGAAGGAGAAAAAGGAAggagaggaggaagaggaggagatgCTGCCAGGTTTCCTCAACGATAATCGTCGATTGGGGATGTACGGACGAGACCTGATCCTCATGATCAATGACACGGCTGCCGTGGGGTACGATGTGGCTGAGAACGAGTGTTTTCTGGCTGCCATGTCAGAACAGATTCCAAAGAACCACGTGAGTCTCTGCAACAAGAAGAACCAGCTCTTTATCGTTGGAGGCCTGTTTGTCGATGAAGAGAACAAAGCTGCTCCACTGCAGTGCTACTTCTACCAG CTGGACAGTATTGCCAGCGAGTGGAGAGCAATGCCGCCCATGCCCAGTCCCCGATGCTTGTTCAATCTGGGCGAATGTGAAAACCTGTTATTTGCTATCGCCGGCAAAGACCTGCAGACCAACGAGTCTCTGGACTCGGTCATGTGTTACGACACTGA AAAGATGAAATGGAGTGAGACCAAGAAACTTCCTCTGCGTATTCACGGCCACGCTGTGGTCTCGCATAACAAACTGGTGTACTGCATTGGAGGAAAGACAGATGATAa CAAAGCTAtcaataaaatgtttgtgtacaacCACAAGCAGTCAGAATGGAGGGAACTAGCGGCTATGAAGACGGCCAGAGCGATGTTTGGAGCTGCAGTTCACAATGGAAAGATTATCGTAACTGGAGGAATGAATGAAGAAGGTCTTACGGCTACATCTGAGGTCTACGATTTTGGAACAAACAA GTGGGATACATTTGCAGATTTTCCCCAGGAGCGCAGCTCTGTGAATCTGGTGAGCACTGGAGGAAACCTGTATGCAGTTGGCGGCTTCGCTATTGTGGAACTGGAGGACAAAAGCATCGGACCCTCTGAGATCACAGACATTTGGCA GTATGAAGAGGATAAGAAGACGTGGAGCGGTATGCTGAGAGAGATGCGCTATGCCTCCGGTTCCTCCTGCGTTGGCATGCGCTTAAATGCTGCCAGGATGCCCAAACTCTAA
- the LOC129450069 gene encoding uncharacterized protein: MASKHGWKHLSVCLSVCLSVCLTHLWSSPQLNADSVHPNLKDDAGLASSELNNKIKPEKQRMAFFDCLWRGKVESVPTPLLKADPAIPDVREVVDLAPQSKTYVGPKKQKQKASKSRKSNLQGEKVTVVPTQQPKAISDIPVGMDVPALAGPQSKPKICPDKCKTLMQRILGCFRRGKVESMPTSQIEADPAIPDAREVVDLADSQSKSVGLKKQKQKASKSRSFHNPWGKKGKSKVKKDADPAIPDAVDGADLASFGGIAAANARLQTLGAIPENIGLKGGGNPDPNKAKNPGSKDLGNPEAKGGKNPRPKALKAPGNLRNPWIPSRTKNPGPKEDGNPGSKALENPRNPLPEDDKVVRPKVINVVQRAFKPPSKKKPADRSVRKEPFKSKYKLLKDELLGQGCFGEVYKGIRISDGTPVAIKRIRKRKKERTLQIPGYPKRLITEVALLLKLGDAPFCPNVIQMYDWYKTKRFYMLVLEYPLHSESLGKFVRREEKLSENTARHLMRQAVLAVQHCLDNRVFHNDIQPENFLVQKSTMTLKLIDFGVGNYLTHDAYDSHYFMGAPCRMSKAKKFHAVPESVLELGTVLYFMVLGTLPCLLNDFNSGNLETTEKDLSKEICNLLSWCLAKNPSDRPTLKQILDHDWFKTESDEEELLVYKMRALKLND, from the exons atggcttCTAAACATGGCTGGAaacatttatctgtctgtctgtctgtctgtctgtccgtctgtctgacCCACCTCTGGTCTTCTCCACAGCTTAATGCGGATTCAGTTCATCCTAATCTAAAGGATGATGCTGGTCTGGCCAGCTCTGAATTAAACAATAAGATCAAACCGGAAAAACAACGAATGGCATTCTTTGACTGTCTCTGGAGGGGCAAGGTGGAGTCAGTGCCGACTCCCCTGCTTAAAGCAGATCCAGCTATCCCTGATGTTAGGGAAGTTGTTGATCTTGCACCACAGTCAAAGACCTACGTTGGTCCgaagaaacagaaacaaaaGGCTTCAAAGAGCCGCAAATCTAACCTCCAGGGAGAAAAAGTGACTGTTGTGCCAACTCAACAGCCCAAGGCTATTTCAGATATTCCTGTTGGCATGGATGTTCCTGCTCTGGCCGGCCCCCAATCAAAACCAAAGATTTGTCCGGATAAATGCAAGACATTGATGCAACGCATCCTTGGATGCTTCCGGAGGGGCAAAGTGGAGTCGATGCCGACTTCACAGATTGAGGCCGATCCAGCTATCCCTGATGCCAGGGAAGTTGTTGATCTGGCAGATTCTCAATCGAAGAGTGTTGgcttaaagaaacaaaaacaaaaggcttCAAAGAGCCGCTCATTTCACAACCCTTGGGGGAAAAAAGGGAAGAGTAAAGTGAAAAAAGATGCCGATCCAGCTATTCCTGATGCCGTGGATGGTGCGGATCTGGCCAGTTTTGGTGGCATTGCTGCAGCTAATGCCAGGCTACAGACGTTAGGTGCCATTCCAGAGAATATTGGGTTAAAAGGTGGTGGAAATCCTGACccaaataaagcaaaaaatccTGGGTCAAAAGATCTTGGAAATCCTGAGGCAAAAGGTGGTAAAAATCCCAGGCCAAAAGCTCTTAAAGCTCCTGGAAATCTCAGAAATCCTTGGATTCCAAGTAGAACTAAAAATCCTGGACCAAAAGAAGATGGAAATCCTGGGTCAAAAGCTCTTGAAAATCCCAGAAACCCGTTGCCAGAAGATGATAAAGTTGTCAGGCCAAAAGTTATAAATGTTGTTCAACGAGCTTTTAAACCACCAAGCAAGAAGAAACCAGCTGATCGCTCAGTGCGTAAAG AGCCTTTTAAATCTAAATATAAACTCTTGAAGGATGAATTGCTTGGGCAAGGTTGCTTTGGCGAAGTGTACAAAGGGATCCGTATATCGGATGGCACTCCG GTTGCCATCAAGCGAATAAGGAAACGAAAGAAGGAACGCACTCTTCAGATT CCTGGATACCCCAAACGACTTATTACAGAAGTGGCGCTGCTGCTTAAGTTAGGAGATGCGCCCTTTTGCCCCAATGTCATACAGATGTATGACTGGTACAAGACTAAACGCTTTTACATGCTCGTGTTGGAGTACCCACTGCACAGCGAATCCTTGGGGAAATTTGTTCGTCGTGAAGAAAAACTAAGTGAAAATACAGCAAGACATCTCATGCGTCAGGCAGTACTGGCAGTGCAACACTGTCTGGATAATAGAGTTTTCCATAACGACATCCAGCCTGAAAACTTCTTGGTACAAAAATCAACAATGACACTGAAGTTAATTGACTTTGGGGTTGGAAATTATCTGACGCATGACGCCTATGATTCCCATTACTTTATGG GAGCTCCATGTCGCATGTCCAAGGCTAAGAAATTCCACGCCGTGCCAGAAAGCGTCTTGGAATTAGGTACTGTGCTGTACTTCATGGTGCTTGGAACTTTGCCCTGTCTTTTAAACGACTTTAATTCCGGGAATCTGGAGACAACTGAGAAGGATTTATCAAAGG AAATCTGCAATCTGTTAAGTTGGTGCCTGGCCAAGAATCCAAGTGATCGTCCGACGCTGAAGCAGATCTTAGATCATGACTGGTTTAAAACTGAGTCTGACGAAGAAGAGCTACTCGTATACAAAATGAG GGCACTGAAGCTGAATGACTGA